Part of the bacterium genome is shown below.
TACGGTCGTGACTTCGACAATAATGAAGCCGTCGCCATAGGGGGCTTCGCCGCGGCCGAATCCGGTCATCGATTTCAGCATAGGAAACCTCTAGGTTGACTTTCGCATGGTATCACTATGTCGGCATCTACGCAAGGGTATACGGCGCCGCGTTTTACCTTCAACCGGCGCCCGATTTGTGTTAATATACGTTCCGGCTTATGAAAACCGCCATTATCGATTACGACTTCCCCCGCCAACTTATCGCCCAGGAACCGGCCCCCGAGCGGGACGGGGCCCGGCTTATGGTATGTCGGCGGGAGGGGGGAGCTCCTTCCCACGGTACTTTCGCCGATTTCCCCGGTTTATTGCGGGCCGGGGACGTTTTGGTCATAAACGATACGTCCGTTTACCCGGCGCGGCTTCTGGGTTCGCTGGACGGCGCCGAGGCCGAGCTGCTGTTGCTCAAGAAGTTGGCGCCCGGGCGGTACCGGGCGTTGGCCCGGCCCGCGCGGCGGGCGGGCGTTGGCGCGCGATTTGCCTTCGGCGGCGACGGCCTGGTGGCCGAGGTCGTCGGCGTGCTGGCGGGCCCGGAACGCGTCGTCGAGTTTTTCGGCGTCGACGACGTGGAGGCGGCGGTGGACGCCGCCGGCAGCGTCCCGTTGCCGCCTTATATTAAAAGGCCGGCGGGTACCACGCCCCAGGACGCCGAACGGTACCAGACGGTATACGCCCGGCGCCGCGGCTCCGTTGCGGCTCCGACCGCCGGGTTGCATTTCACGCCCGCTTTGCTGGAACAAATCCGCGCGGCCGGCGTCGACGTAGTCGAGATAACGCTCCATATATCGTACGGCACTTTCAAACCTATTCGCGCCGAAGCCCTCGAAGAGCACGAGATGGAGCGCGAGGAGGCGAACGTGAACCGCTCGGCGGCGCGGGCGATAAGCGCGGCGAAGCTGGAGGGACGTCGCGTCGTGGCGGTGGGCACGACGGCCGTCAGGGCGATCGAGACCGCGGGCGACGACAGCGGCGTCGTGGCGCCCTTCCGCGGCGAGACGGCCTTGTTTATCTACCCCGGGTACCGGTTCAAAGTCGTGGACGCGCTGCTGACTAATTTCCACTTGCCGCGCTCGAGCTTGCTGGCGCTGGTGGCCGCGTTCGCGGGCGTCGAGAACGTATTAGGTTGGTACGCCGCCGCCGTCGA
Proteins encoded:
- the queA gene encoding tRNA preQ1(34) S-adenosylmethionine ribosyltransferase-isomerase QueA; this translates as MKTAIIDYDFPRQLIAQEPAPERDGARLMVCRREGGAPSHGTFADFPGLLRAGDVLVINDTSVYPARLLGSLDGAEAELLLLKKLAPGRYRALARPARRAGVGARFAFGGDGLVAEVVGVLAGPERVVEFFGVDDVEAAVDAAGSVPLPPYIKRPAGTTPQDAERYQTVYARRRGSVAAPTAGLHFTPALLEQIRAAGVDVVEITLHISYGTFKPIRAEALEEHEMEREEANVNRSAARAISAAKLEGRRVVAVGTTAVRAIETAGDDSGVVAPFRGETALFIYPGYRFKVVDALLTNFHLPRSSLLALVAAFAGVENVLGWYAAAVEEGYRFYSYGDAMFIY